A section of the Arabiibacter massiliensis genome encodes:
- a CDS encoding ABC transporter ATP-binding protein codes for MAEGPVIELSGLTKDYGRGRGVFDVSFAVRRGEVFGFLGSNGAGKTVTMRNLMGFIRPDAGAVRIEGLDCFAERARIQRGLGYLPGEIACMDEMTGTAFLEFMARMKGLRDRSRMRELVDYFELDAARRIRKMSKGTKQKVGLVCAFMARPDILLLDEPTSGLDPLMQSRFIDLVLAEKERGATIMLSSHLFEEVERTCDRVAFIRAGRLAAVEDMDDVRRSRKRVFTATFADAAACGRYRAAHPGAAAAGEAAVEVSVAGSMDAFVKDLAAYPVADLAAREQSLEELFMHLYGADSSEKGGSHE; via the coding sequence ATGGCAGAAGGTCCCGTCATCGAGCTTTCGGGGCTCACGAAGGACTACGGGCGCGGGCGCGGCGTGTTCGACGTGTCGTTTGCCGTGCGGCGCGGCGAGGTGTTCGGCTTTCTCGGGTCGAACGGCGCGGGCAAGACGGTGACCATGCGCAACCTCATGGGTTTCATCAGGCCCGACGCGGGCGCGGTCCGCATCGAGGGGCTCGACTGCTTCGCCGAGCGGGCGCGCATCCAGCGGGGGCTGGGGTACCTGCCGGGCGAGATCGCCTGCATGGACGAGATGACGGGCACGGCCTTCCTCGAGTTCATGGCGCGCATGAAGGGCCTGCGCGACCGCAGCCGCATGCGCGAGCTGGTGGACTACTTCGAGCTGGACGCCGCGCGGCGCATCCGCAAGATGTCGAAGGGCACCAAGCAGAAGGTGGGCCTGGTGTGCGCGTTCATGGCGCGGCCCGACATCCTGCTGCTCGACGAGCCCACGAGCGGCCTCGACCCGCTCATGCAGAGCCGCTTCATCGACCTCGTGCTGGCCGAGAAAGAGCGCGGGGCCACCATCATGCTGTCGTCGCACCTCTTCGAAGAGGTGGAGCGCACGTGCGACCGTGTGGCGTTCATCCGCGCGGGGAGGCTCGCGGCCGTGGAGGACATGGACGACGTGCGGCGCTCGCGCAAGCGCGTGTTCACCGCGACGTTCGCCGACGCCGCCGCGTGCGGGCGCTACCGCGCGGCGCATCCGGGCGCGGCCGCCGCGGGCGAGGCGGCGGTGGAGGTGAGCGTGGCGGGATCGATGGATGCGTTCGTGAAGGACCTGGCCGCCTACCCCGTGGCCGACCTGGCCGCCCGCGAGCAATCGCTCGAGGAGCTGTTCATGCATCTGTACGGGGCCGACTCGTCGGAGAAGGGAGGCTCCCATGAATAA
- a CDS encoding TetR/AcrR family transcriptional regulator, translating into MDRMQGNLEKFENLPEERQEAVVRAAVEAFGRFDYKSASTEDIARKAGISKGLLFFYFKNKQQLYLYLTNRLMDKVEALVVDEGFYRIDDFFELFKYAAHSKRAALDKFPYLMEFSVRAFYAQHRDIKQLMESWTQRQIDAMFARYFRNVDFSRFRDDVDPKHVVNMIVWMADGYMHQQLALGRRIDLDELLDEFDRWCVMFKAYAYKEEYR; encoded by the coding sequence ATGGACCGCATGCAGGGCAACCTGGAGAAGTTCGAGAACCTGCCCGAGGAGCGGCAGGAGGCCGTGGTGCGCGCCGCCGTGGAGGCGTTCGGCCGCTTCGACTACAAGAGCGCCTCCACCGAGGACATCGCGCGCAAGGCGGGCATCTCGAAGGGGCTTCTGTTCTTCTACTTCAAGAACAAGCAGCAGCTCTACCTCTACCTCACGAACCGCCTGATGGACAAGGTGGAGGCCCTGGTCGTCGACGAGGGATTCTACCGGATAGACGACTTCTTCGAGCTGTTCAAATACGCGGCCCACAGCAAGCGCGCGGCGCTGGACAAGTTCCCGTACCTGATGGAGTTCTCGGTACGCGCGTTCTACGCCCAGCACAGGGACATCAAGCAGCTCATGGAAAGCTGGACGCAGCGCCAGATAGACGCCATGTTCGCGCGCTACTTCCGGAACGTGGACTTCAGCCGGTTCCGCGACGACGTGGACCCGAAGCACGTGGTGAACATGATCGTGTGGATGGCCGACGGCTACATGCACCAGCAGCTGGCGCTCGGGCGGCGCATCGATCTGGACGAGCTTCTGGACGAGTTCGACCGCTGGTGCGTCATGTTCAAGGCATATGCCTACAAGGAGGAATACCGATGA